A single genomic interval of Gemmatimonadaceae bacterium harbors:
- a CDS encoding tetratricopeptide repeat protein, with amino-acid sequence MSNIAKLKKKAAEFELKRQPDKALSAYIELLTEYEASPEEMDVALFNRVGDLLLKQGNVADAVDYYEKAVDHYSEGGFFNNAIALCNKILRQSPGRTSVYYKLGKISAQKGFTADAKRNFLEFADRMQKAGKLDEAFRALKEFADLCPDQDDIRLMLADQLQKVGKAPEAVQQLQLLYQRYMAEDRKSEAEATAERIRSIDPDAEVRAGDTPLETKAQDLVFLDLNEAPRPARMSTQMGAPSPAAPPPPAAPRATPPVAPSIVEPTHVAGAVTAHEADAAALDGVTRATDLAAGTDAGAAQDAAPLAGLEATSFDARATGAFPASLVDLEPTSLFEPEPELPAEAEAAVEAETEVDADIEGPALELILPDDAAPTLPMPTPRSSATPASASPTAGLPLMDFEEPGRPSGEVRAAEMEATPSEGMTAGRISDVGRASTLLAAHSVEMLHAVVEGAPEDWDAHRELGEAMLEAGDREGGLHAFETAMRGYERDGNLDAAASMADEIVRADPGSVKHYQKRVEYAFRSNDKRRLVDAYLELADALFRGDQADKARVIYRRVLDLSPNDLRAQAALSALPEVPAADAAQGHGAPAGERKSRPVETPRDGGSFVNLGDLMREEEPAKDTRMVVAEEEPTGDEEADFADMLKKFKQGVAENVEEEDYQSHYDLGIAYKEMGLLDEAISEFQKALRGADKRVRTYESIGQCFMEKAQYQMAATLLGRALLEKGMSDDQLVGVLYLLGRACEELGRPADAITYYQRIFVVDIQFRDVGERMNALEKAGR; translated from the coding sequence ATGTCGAACATCGCCAAGCTCAAAAAGAAGGCGGCCGAATTCGAGCTCAAGCGGCAGCCGGACAAGGCGCTCTCCGCGTATATCGAGCTGCTGACGGAGTACGAGGCCAGCCCCGAGGAGATGGACGTCGCCCTGTTCAATCGGGTGGGCGACCTGCTCCTCAAACAGGGGAATGTGGCCGACGCGGTCGACTACTACGAAAAGGCCGTCGACCACTACAGCGAGGGTGGCTTCTTCAACAACGCCATCGCGCTCTGCAACAAGATCCTCCGCCAGTCTCCGGGGCGCACGAGCGTCTACTACAAGCTCGGCAAGATCAGCGCCCAGAAGGGGTTCACGGCCGACGCCAAGCGGAACTTCCTCGAATTCGCCGATCGCATGCAGAAGGCCGGCAAGCTCGACGAGGCCTTCCGCGCGCTCAAGGAGTTCGCCGATCTCTGCCCGGATCAGGACGACATCCGCCTGATGCTCGCCGACCAGCTGCAGAAGGTGGGCAAGGCGCCCGAGGCGGTGCAGCAGTTGCAGCTCCTCTACCAGCGCTACATGGCGGAGGATCGCAAGTCCGAAGCGGAAGCCACGGCCGAGCGCATTCGCTCCATCGATCCCGACGCCGAAGTGCGCGCCGGCGACACGCCGCTCGAGACCAAGGCGCAGGATCTGGTCTTCCTGGATCTGAACGAAGCGCCGCGTCCGGCGCGCATGAGCACGCAGATGGGCGCACCGTCGCCTGCCGCGCCGCCTCCTCCGGCGGCCCCGCGCGCGACGCCGCCCGTGGCCCCATCGATCGTGGAGCCCACGCACGTGGCCGGTGCGGTCACCGCCCATGAGGCCGACGCAGCGGCGCTCGATGGGGTGACGCGAGCGACCGACCTCGCGGCCGGCACCGATGCCGGCGCGGCGCAGGACGCGGCGCCCCTCGCCGGACTGGAGGCGACGTCTTTCGACGCCCGCGCCACGGGCGCCTTCCCCGCGTCGCTGGTCGACCTGGAGCCGACTTCGCTGTTCGAGCCCGAGCCGGAGCTGCCCGCGGAAGCCGAAGCCGCCGTCGAAGCCGAAACCGAGGTGGACGCGGACATCGAGGGCCCGGCGCTCGAGTTGATCCTGCCGGATGATGCGGCGCCCACCCTGCCGATGCCGACGCCGCGGTCGAGCGCCACGCCGGCATCCGCGTCCCCCACGGCCGGGCTGCCCCTCATGGACTTCGAGGAGCCCGGGCGCCCCTCCGGCGAAGTGCGGGCCGCCGAGATGGAGGCGACGCCGAGCGAGGGCATGACCGCGGGCCGGATCTCGGACGTCGGCCGGGCCTCGACCCTGCTCGCGGCGCATTCGGTGGAGATGCTGCACGCCGTGGTGGAGGGCGCGCCGGAGGACTGGGATGCGCACCGCGAGTTGGGCGAAGCGATGCTCGAGGCGGGCGACCGCGAGGGTGGTCTCCACGCGTTCGAGACGGCCATGCGCGGCTACGAGCGCGACGGCAATCTCGACGCCGCCGCCTCGATGGCCGACGAGATCGTGCGCGCCGATCCGGGTTCCGTGAAGCACTACCAGAAGCGCGTGGAATACGCGTTCCGGTCCAACGACAAGCGGCGCCTGGTCGACGCGTATCTGGAGTTGGCCGACGCGCTGTTCCGCGGCGACCAGGCCGACAAGGCGCGCGTGATCTACCGGCGTGTGCTGGATCTCTCGCCCAACGACCTGCGGGCCCAGGCGGCCCTCAGCGCGTTGCCCGAAGTCCCGGCGGCCGACGCGGCGCAGGGGCACGGCGCGCCCGCGGGCGAGCGCAAGTCGCGTCCCGTGGAGACGCCGCGCGATGGCGGATCGTTCGTCAATCTGGGCGATCTCATGCGGGAGGAGGAGCCGGCCAAGGACACGCGCATGGTCGTGGCCGAGGAAGAGCCGACCGGCGACGAGGAGGCCGACTTCGCGGACATGCTCAAGAAGTTCAAGCAGGGCGTGGCCGAGAACGTCGAGGAAGAGGACTACCAGAGCCACTACGACCTGGGCATCGCGTACAAGGAGATGGGACTGCTCGACGAGGCGATCTCCGAATTCCAGAAGGCCCTGCGTGGCGCCGACAAGCGCGTGCGCACGTACGAGTCCATCGGCCAGTGCTTCATGGAAAAGGCGCAGTACCAGATGGCGGCCACGCTGCTGGGCCGCGCGCTCCTCGAGAAGGGCATGAGCGACGATCAACTCGTCGGCGTGCTGTACCTGCTGGGCCGCGCCTGCGAAGAACTGGGCAGGCCCGCCGACGCCATCACCTACTATCAGCGCATCTTCGTCGTCGACATCCAGTTCCGTGACGTCGGGGAGCGGATGAACGCCCTCGAGAAGGCCGGCCGGTGA
- the hutI gene encoding imidazolonepropionase, translating into MTEFLLVNATQVLTCAGPAEARRGAAMADAAPRSGHAVAVRNGLVDAVGPEDAVRRAYPDAELIDCERGLLTPGFVDSHTHAIFGRGRYAEHEMRAAGLDYMEIARRGGGIHASVRDLRARDETDLYTLAAARLRQLARSGVTTVEVKSGYGLTVDDELKMLRVIRRLAADLPLRIVPTFLGAHEVPLEHRGSPRSRRAYIDLLIHELIPRVAAERLAVFADVFCETHVYTAAESREILEAARGAGLELKLHADELSPSGGAELAAALDATSADHLAAISDAGIAALAGAHTVATLLPATMTFLGRPAQAPARRLIEAGVPVALATDFNPGTSPTLHFPTVLTLAVSQLRLSAAEALVAATVNGAAALGLAGSVGQIAPGFSADLALFDAEDYRELPYWFGAQLYRRSWVRGKPCDW; encoded by the coding sequence ATGACGGAATTCCTGCTCGTCAACGCGACACAGGTGCTCACGTGCGCCGGTCCCGCCGAGGCGCGCCGTGGTGCGGCGATGGCCGATGCCGCGCCGCGCAGCGGCCACGCGGTGGCGGTGCGCAACGGCCTCGTCGACGCCGTGGGCCCGGAGGATGCCGTGCGCCGCGCCTATCCCGATGCCGAACTCATCGACTGCGAGCGCGGCCTCCTCACCCCGGGATTCGTCGATTCGCACACCCACGCGATCTTCGGCCGCGGACGGTACGCCGAGCACGAGATGCGCGCCGCCGGCCTGGACTACATGGAGATCGCGCGCCGCGGCGGCGGGATTCACGCCTCGGTGCGCGATCTCCGCGCGCGCGACGAGACCGACCTCTACACGCTGGCCGCGGCCCGCCTGCGCCAACTCGCCCGGAGCGGCGTGACGACGGTCGAGGTGAAGTCGGGGTACGGGCTCACCGTGGACGACGAGCTCAAGATGCTGCGCGTCATTCGCCGGCTCGCCGCCGACCTGCCGCTCCGGATCGTGCCCACGTTCCTCGGCGCCCATGAGGTGCCGCTCGAGCACCGTGGGTCGCCCCGGTCGCGCCGCGCCTATATCGATCTGCTCATCCACGAACTCATTCCGCGGGTCGCCGCCGAGCGCCTGGCCGTGTTCGCGGACGTGTTCTGCGAGACCCACGTGTACACGGCGGCCGAATCGCGCGAGATCCTCGAGGCGGCGCGCGGTGCCGGACTCGAACTCAAGCTGCACGCCGACGAACTGAGTCCCTCCGGCGGCGCCGAGCTCGCGGCGGCCCTCGATGCCACGTCGGCCGACCACCTGGCCGCGATATCGGATGCCGGGATCGCCGCCCTGGCCGGCGCCCACACCGTGGCCACCCTCCTGCCGGCCACGATGACCTTCCTCGGCCGGCCGGCCCAGGCGCCGGCGCGCCGGTTGATCGAGGCCGGCGTCCCCGTGGCCCTCGCCACCGATTTCAATCCTGGCACGTCGCCCACTCTCCACTTTCCCACCGTGCTCACGCTGGCCGTGAGCCAACTGCGGTTGAGCGCCGCCGAGGCCCTGGTGGCGGCCACCGTGAACGGCGCGGCCGCGCTCGGCCTGGCCGGGTCGGTGGGGCAGATTGCCCCAGGATTCTCGGCCGACCTCGCGCTGTTCGACGCCGAGGACTATCGTGAACTCCCATACTGGTTTGGCGCGCAGCTGTACCGGCGGTCCTGGGTGCGGGGCAAACCTTGTGACTGGTAG
- a CDS encoding radical SAM protein yields the protein MLSSRFRPWHVPLFIGKYAWLTMRRMPVLVHFEVTLRCNARCGFCDYWKTHPSARDQELASFADAARFFNPMMVTFTGGEPLMRRDLESIVSAVSAAVRLKYVALITHGAMLTPARARSLWDAGVHQFNISLDYLDGRHDSARGIPGLTDRIFAAVPGMLALGVDNIRFNTVIKNDNLDQILPIVERAWEIGAGVNLSVYTDAKNGNDAYRLGDAHGRELDELVAALLAFKRRHRGVITSSDYYLRQIPRYVRGALREPCRSGIRTIHVDPVGHVKRCPDFPTDFHWRDFRRYQPIKCNACYYACRGEAQAPLEWSRVQDVMGSTRAGGAV from the coding sequence ATGCTCTCTTCGCGCTTCAGGCCCTGGCACGTTCCGCTGTTCATCGGCAAGTACGCCTGGCTCACGATGCGCCGGATGCCGGTCCTCGTGCACTTCGAAGTCACGCTGCGCTGCAATGCGCGCTGCGGCTTCTGCGACTACTGGAAGACCCATCCCAGCGCCCGCGACCAGGAGCTGGCGAGCTTCGCCGACGCGGCCCGGTTCTTCAATCCGATGATGGTCACGTTCACCGGCGGCGAACCGCTCATGCGGCGCGATCTGGAGTCCATCGTGAGCGCGGTGTCGGCCGCCGTGCGCCTCAAGTACGTGGCCCTCATCACCCACGGCGCCATGCTCACGCCGGCGCGCGCCCGCTCGCTCTGGGATGCCGGCGTGCACCAGTTCAACATCTCGCTCGATTATCTGGACGGGCGTCACGACTCGGCCCGCGGCATTCCCGGGCTCACCGACCGGATCTTCGCCGCCGTGCCCGGCATGCTGGCCCTGGGGGTCGACAACATCCGGTTCAATACGGTGATCAAGAACGACAACCTCGACCAGATCCTCCCGATCGTGGAGCGGGCGTGGGAGATCGGCGCCGGCGTCAATCTCAGCGTGTACACCGACGCCAAGAACGGCAACGACGCCTACCGGCTGGGCGACGCGCACGGCCGCGAGCTCGACGAACTGGTCGCCGCGCTGCTCGCGTTCAAGCGCCGGCATCGCGGCGTGATCACCAGTTCCGACTACTACCTGCGGCAGATCCCACGCTACGTGCGCGGCGCGCTGCGCGAGCCCTGCCGGTCGGGCATTCGCACCATCCACGTGGATCCGGTGGGACACGTCAAGCGGTGCCCCGATTTTCCCACCGATTTCCACTGGCGTGACTTCCGACGCTATCAACCCATCAAGTGCAATGCCTGCTATTATGCGTGCCGGGGCGAGGCGCAGGCCCCGCTGGAATGGTCGCGGGTGCAGGATGTGATGGGCTCGACGCGCGCCGGAGGGGCGGTATGA
- the hutU gene encoding urocanate hydratase, whose amino-acid sequence MTDALVPRAGARPVRAPRGSTISCKGWQQEAALRMLMNNLDPEVAERPDDLVVYGGTGRAARSWEAFDAIVRSLRALEHDETLLVQSGKPVAVFRTHAGAPRVLIANANLVGRWATWEHFRELERAGLTMFGQMTAGSWIYIGSQGILQGTYETFGAMARRHFGGTLAGRFVLTAGLGGMGGAQPLAATMHGAAILGVEVDEARIDKRIATGYCDRKAHTLDAALALIDDARAAKRALSVGLVGNAAELLPELVARGVVPDAVTDQTSAHDTLNGYVPAGHTLAEAAELRRADPARYVELAEQSIAAHVRAMLALQARGAVAFDYGNNIRTVAFDRGVARAFDIPGFIPEYVRPLFCEGKGPFRWVALSGDPEDLRRTDALILELFPHDEQLRRWITLAQERVQFQGLPARICWLGQGERARFGIALNDLVARGELSAPIVIGRDHLDTGSVASPFRETEKMLDGSDAVADWPILNAMLNVASGASWVSFHHGGGVGIGNSLHAGQVIVADGTPEMRVRLERVLTNDPGIGVARHADAGYEEAVVTARREGITLPMIG is encoded by the coding sequence ATGACGGACGCCCTCGTACCCCGCGCCGGCGCCCGGCCGGTGCGCGCGCCGCGCGGCAGCACGATCTCGTGCAAGGGCTGGCAGCAGGAGGCCGCGCTCCGCATGCTGATGAACAACCTCGATCCCGAGGTGGCCGAACGCCCCGACGATCTCGTGGTCTATGGCGGCACGGGGCGCGCGGCGCGGAGCTGGGAGGCGTTCGACGCGATCGTGCGGTCGCTGCGCGCGCTCGAGCACGACGAGACGCTGCTCGTGCAGAGCGGCAAGCCGGTGGCGGTATTCCGCACCCACGCCGGGGCGCCCCGCGTGCTCATCGCCAACGCCAATCTCGTGGGGCGTTGGGCCACCTGGGAGCACTTCCGCGAACTCGAGCGCGCCGGGCTGACGATGTTCGGCCAGATGACCGCCGGGTCGTGGATCTACATCGGGTCGCAGGGCATTCTCCAGGGCACCTACGAGACGTTCGGCGCCATGGCGCGCCGGCACTTCGGCGGCACCCTGGCGGGACGGTTCGTGCTCACCGCCGGGCTGGGCGGCATGGGGGGCGCCCAGCCGCTCGCGGCGACGATGCACGGCGCGGCGATCCTCGGCGTCGAAGTCGACGAGGCCCGCATCGACAAGCGGATCGCCACGGGCTACTGCGACCGCAAGGCGCACACGCTCGACGCCGCCCTGGCCCTCATCGACGACGCGCGGGCGGCCAAGCGCGCGCTCTCGGTGGGCCTCGTGGGCAACGCGGCGGAACTGCTGCCCGAGCTCGTCGCCCGTGGCGTGGTGCCCGACGCGGTCACCGACCAGACCAGCGCCCACGATACGCTCAACGGCTACGTGCCCGCCGGCCACACGCTCGCCGAAGCCGCGGAACTGCGGCGCGCCGATCCGGCGCGCTACGTGGAACTGGCCGAGCAGTCCATCGCCGCGCACGTGCGCGCGATGCTCGCCCTGCAGGCGCGCGGCGCCGTGGCGTTCGACTACGGGAACAACATCCGGACCGTGGCGTTCGATCGCGGCGTGGCCCGCGCGTTCGACATCCCGGGGTTCATTCCCGAGTACGTGCGGCCGCTGTTCTGCGAAGGGAAGGGGCCGTTCCGCTGGGTGGCGTTGTCCGGCGACCCCGAGGACCTGCGTCGCACCGACGCGCTGATCCTCGAACTGTTCCCGCACGACGAACAGCTGCGGCGGTGGATCACGCTGGCCCAGGAGCGCGTGCAGTTCCAGGGGCTCCCGGCACGGATCTGCTGGCTGGGGCAGGGAGAACGCGCCCGGTTCGGCATCGCGCTCAACGACCTCGTGGCCCGCGGCGAGCTCTCGGCGCCGATCGTCATCGGACGCGACCACCTCGACACCGGGAGCGTGGCGTCGCCGTTCCGCGAGACCGAGAAGATGCTGGACGGCAGCGACGCCGTGGCCGACTGGCCGATCCTGAACGCGATGCTCAACGTGGCCAGCGGCGCGTCGTGGGTGTCGTTCCATCACGGCGGCGGCGTGGGCATCGGCAACTCCCTGCACGCCGGCCAGGTGATCGTGGCCGACGGCACGCCGGAGATGCGGGTACGGCTGGAGCGCGTGCTCACCAACGACCCCGGCATCGGCGTGGCGCGCCACGCCGACGCGGGGTACGAAGAGGCGGTGGTCACGGCCCGGCGCGAGGGGATCACGCTGCCGATGATCGGATAG
- the hutH gene encoding histidine ammonia-lyase: MTRPVVLDGNSLAIEDVAAVAADRAPVTLAPAARERIRRTQAVVAQLVERNAVVYGVTTGFGKLSDVAIPHHRLAELQVSLVRSHSAGVGALLPEREVRAMMLLRANVISKGHSGARPELPELLIGMLNAGLYPPVPEQGSVGASGDLAPLAHLALSMIGEGDLFRGDARGPATEMLRAAALAPVVLGPKEGLTLINGTQAHTGIAALALTDARQLWHVAHVAGAMTLEALLGTPVAFDARIQAVRGQAGQITSAALLRDLLEGSEIRESHRVGDPRVQDAYSLRCMPQVHGPVLDAMEFATGLVSRELNAATDNPLVFEDGTLLSGGNFHGQAVALALDVLAIALTNLATMSERRIDRLVHPDLNQGLPPFLARDAGVNSGFMMAQVTAASIASECKVLAHPASVDTIPTDGNKEDVVPMAMAAAWKLRRVVQNVRYVLAIELMCAAQGLDYRAPLAPGRGVARAHRAVRAIVATLEDDRVLSGDITRLADAIAGDHFAPAPSGR, from the coding sequence ATGACACGGCCCGTGGTATTGGACGGCAATTCGCTCGCCATCGAGGACGTGGCGGCGGTGGCCGCGGACCGCGCGCCGGTGACCCTCGCCCCCGCGGCGCGGGAGCGCATCCGGCGCACCCAGGCCGTGGTCGCGCAGCTGGTGGAGCGCAACGCCGTCGTGTACGGCGTGACCACCGGCTTCGGCAAGCTGTCCGACGTCGCCATTCCGCACCACCGGCTGGCCGAACTGCAGGTGAGCCTCGTGCGCAGCCACTCGGCGGGCGTGGGGGCGCTGCTCCCCGAGCGCGAGGTGCGGGCGATGATGTTGCTGCGCGCCAACGTGATCAGCAAAGGCCATTCGGGCGCGCGGCCGGAACTCCCCGAGCTGTTGATCGGCATGCTGAACGCGGGTCTCTACCCGCCGGTGCCGGAGCAGGGGAGCGTGGGGGCGAGCGGAGACCTCGCCCCCCTGGCTCATCTCGCCCTGTCGATGATCGGCGAGGGGGATCTGTTCCGCGGCGACGCGCGGGGCCCCGCCACCGAGATGTTGCGCGCGGCCGCGCTGGCGCCGGTCGTCCTGGGCCCCAAGGAGGGGCTCACGCTGATCAACGGCACGCAGGCCCACACCGGCATCGCCGCCCTGGCCCTGACGGACGCCCGGCAGCTCTGGCATGTGGCGCACGTGGCGGGCGCGATGACGCTGGAAGCGCTGCTCGGGACGCCGGTGGCGTTCGATGCCCGCATCCAAGCGGTGCGCGGCCAGGCGGGGCAGATCACGTCGGCGGCGCTGCTGCGCGACCTGCTCGAGGGCAGCGAGATTCGCGAGTCGCACCGGGTGGGCGATCCGCGGGTGCAGGACGCCTACTCGTTGCGGTGCATGCCGCAGGTGCACGGTCCGGTGCTCGACGCGATGGAGTTCGCCACGGGTCTCGTGTCGCGCGAGCTCAATGCGGCCACCGACAATCCGCTCGTGTTTGAAGACGGCACGCTCCTCAGCGGCGGCAACTTCCACGGCCAGGCCGTGGCGCTGGCGCTCGACGTGCTGGCGATCGCGCTCACCAATCTGGCCACGATGTCGGAACGCCGGATCGATCGCCTGGTGCACCCCGATCTCAATCAGGGGCTGCCGCCCTTCCTGGCCCGCGACGCCGGCGTGAACTCCGGCTTCATGATGGCGCAGGTGACGGCGGCGTCCATCGCCAGCGAGTGCAAGGTGCTCGCGCATCCGGCGAGCGTGGACACCATCCCCACCGACGGGAACAAGGAAGACGTGGTGCCGATGGCGATGGCCGCGGCGTGGAAGCTCCGGCGCGTCGTCCAGAACGTGCGTTATGTGCTGGCCATCGAGCTCATGTGCGCCGCGCAGGGCCTGGACTACCGGGCGCCGCTGGCGCCGGGACGCGGCGTCGCCCGGGCGCATCGCGCCGTGCGCGCGATAGTCGCCACGCTCGAGGATGATCGCGTGCTCTCCGGCGATATCACGCGGCTCGCCGACGCGATCGCCGGCGATCATTTCGCCCCCGCGCCGAGCGGACGATGA
- a CDS encoding putative LPS assembly protein LptD produces MKRWLVLAALIALPSVLPAQGIPRRPPVQRAPGDTNRVRRDTTGRDSLGTVKWSAPDSVMQALMARKGYTVTRYEGGTVAFDALTQAIALAAGQARQAVVQRGDQTVITDSTIRYNSDTRGITVTSRDTAGAGYVIVPGGGQAPIAGRTTATYNLSERSGRINDARVAVENGGQTWYVAPEVVKIEAGDSTKGIAPRLYGASASLTSCDDSLAPDYHFEIGEIKRSKNMMVGRPAVLYIADVPVMWLPFFFQDTRTGRKSGMLTPRFGVADIIRNSPSYRRDIENIGWYWALNNYMDASLWLDWRSSTGGSALGDPGWARFNGQWRYGWRDRFLTGQIASSYTAQRDGQTNLALSWTHSQQFSRNSRLTANMNYVTSTTLQRQNTFNPYAALATISSSINYQQKVGPANISIGGTRKQYPGRQQVDMNFPTISVASSPISLASWLSWTPGFNFSDNQSLHIDQPGLFSQRYSVNASGALDSTTVKRSSYQRSISFDTPIQIFGFNLKNAFTVNDQQNIFPQQYLVYPNPNDTSVHQQRVFASTFRTDVDWTPTFSLPAMGQGNILHMAPSLGFQNVDPGAYWVRTERTGGQFVHQSKRPTFGLGIAPTIYGLIPGIGPFSRFRHTISPEISFSYAPAAGVSDAYLAATGRTRVGYLGSLAQKAVTLRLTQNFEGKLKAKQDTTTGGQPAEEKKLKLLSINFSSLTYDFERAAATHRALSGISSDAFSYSVNSDLVPGLSLNVGYSLFQGNPLSDTAQFKPFRNSVSASFSISKEQNPFGFIFRMLGISHDSTAAPAGAAAPGMGPDQQFAQQVAAQPVAGMGSRNTLYLAPVSRSWSASFNFSAARQRPPVGGTVINTDPTIYCQPFRDPASSSYNPAAYDLCVQQQSTAPTLDQPISNTSAGGPTYVNPPTSSVGSSIEFPLTEKWSAAWRTTYNFVQHQFASQDVQLVRDLHDWRAIFSFTQSPNGNFAFSFQIALKAEPDLKFDYNRGTYRTQALP; encoded by the coding sequence ATGAAGCGGTGGCTGGTGCTGGCGGCGCTGATCGCCCTGCCGTCGGTGCTCCCGGCGCAGGGCATCCCGCGGCGCCCGCCGGTCCAGCGGGCGCCGGGCGACACGAACCGCGTGCGCCGCGACACCACGGGCCGCGATTCACTGGGCACGGTCAAATGGTCGGCGCCCGACTCGGTGATGCAGGCGCTGATGGCCCGCAAGGGCTATACCGTCACGCGCTACGAGGGCGGCACGGTGGCGTTCGACGCACTCACGCAGGCGATCGCGCTCGCCGCGGGCCAGGCCCGGCAGGCGGTGGTGCAGCGTGGCGACCAGACCGTGATCACCGATTCGACCATCCGCTACAACAGCGACACGCGCGGCATCACGGTGACCAGCCGTGATACGGCGGGCGCCGGGTACGTCATCGTGCCCGGCGGCGGGCAGGCGCCCATTGCCGGCCGCACGACGGCCACGTACAACCTGAGCGAGCGCTCGGGGCGCATCAACGACGCCCGGGTGGCCGTGGAGAACGGCGGGCAGACCTGGTACGTGGCGCCGGAGGTGGTCAAGATCGAGGCGGGGGACTCCACCAAGGGCATCGCCCCGCGGCTGTACGGCGCCTCGGCCAGCCTCACGTCGTGCGACGACAGCCTGGCGCCCGACTACCACTTTGAGATCGGCGAGATCAAACGCTCCAAGAACATGATGGTGGGGCGACCGGCGGTGCTGTACATCGCCGACGTGCCCGTGATGTGGCTTCCGTTCTTCTTCCAGGACACGCGCACCGGGCGCAAGAGCGGCATGCTGACGCCGCGATTCGGCGTCGCCGACATCATCCGCAACAGCCCCAGCTACCGCCGCGACATCGAGAACATCGGGTGGTATTGGGCGCTCAATAACTACATGGATGCGTCGCTCTGGCTCGACTGGCGGAGCAGCACCGGCGGCTCGGCGCTGGGCGATCCCGGCTGGGCCCGGTTCAACGGCCAGTGGCGGTACGGCTGGCGCGACCGGTTCCTCACCGGCCAGATCGCCTCGTCGTACACGGCGCAGCGCGACGGACAGACCAACCTGGCGTTGAGCTGGACGCACAGCCAGCAGTTCTCGCGCAACAGCCGGCTCACGGCGAACATGAACTACGTCACGAGCACCACGCTGCAGCGCCAGAATACCTTCAATCCGTACGCGGCGCTGGCCACGATCTCGTCGTCCATCAACTATCAGCAGAAGGTGGGGCCGGCCAACATCAGCATCGGCGGCACGCGCAAGCAATATCCGGGCCGTCAGCAGGTGGACATGAACTTCCCGACGATCAGCGTCGCCTCGAGCCCGATCAGCCTGGCCTCGTGGCTCAGTTGGACGCCGGGATTCAACTTCTCCGACAACCAGAGCCTGCACATCGATCAGCCGGGGTTGTTCAGCCAGCGATACAGCGTCAACGCGTCGGGGGCGCTCGACTCGACCACCGTCAAGCGCAGCAGCTACCAGCGATCGATCTCGTTCGACACGCCGATCCAGATCTTCGGTTTCAACCTGAAGAACGCGTTCACGGTCAACGACCAGCAGAACATCTTTCCGCAGCAGTATCTGGTGTACCCGAACCCGAACGACACGTCGGTGCACCAGCAGCGCGTGTTCGCGAGCACGTTCCGCACCGACGTCGATTGGACGCCGACGTTCTCGCTGCCGGCCATGGGGCAGGGCAACATCCTGCACATGGCGCCCAGCCTCGGATTCCAGAACGTGGATCCGGGGGCGTACTGGGTGCGCACCGAGCGCACGGGCGGCCAGTTCGTGCATCAGTCCAAGCGCCCCACCTTCGGGCTGGGGATCGCGCCCACGATCTACGGGCTGATCCCCGGAATCGGACCGTTCTCACGATTCCGGCACACGATCAGCCCCGAGATCAGTTTCAGTTATGCGCCGGCGGCCGGGGTGAGCGACGCGTACCTCGCGGCCACGGGCCGCACGCGCGTGGGATACCTGGGCTCGCTGGCGCAGAAGGCCGTGACGTTGCGGCTCACGCAGAACTTCGAGGGGAAGCTGAAGGCCAAGCAGGACACGACCACCGGCGGACAGCCGGCCGAGGAGAAGAAGCTCAAGCTGCTGTCGATCAACTTCTCGTCGCTGACCTATGACTTCGAACGCGCCGCCGCCACGCACCGCGCCCTGTCCGGCATCTCCTCGGACGCCTTCTCGTACAGCGTGAACTCGGACCTCGTACCCGGGCTGTCGCTCAATGTCGGGTACTCGCTGTTCCAGGGCAATCCGCTCAGCGATACGGCGCAGTTCAAGCCGTTCCGGAATTCGGTGTCCGCCAGCTTCAGCATCAGCAAGGAGCAGAATCCGTTCGGGTTCATCTTCCGGATGCTGGGCATCTCGCACGACTCGACGGCCGCGCCGGCGGGCGCGGCCGCCCCCGGGATGGGCCCCGATCAGCAGTTCGCGCAGCAGGTGGCGGCCCAGCCGGTGGCGGGAATGGGCTCGCGGAACACGCTCTATCTGGCCCCGGTCTCGCGGTCGTGGTCGGCCTCGTTCAACTTCAGTGCGGCGCGCCAGCGCCCGCCGGTGGGCGGCACGGTGATCAACACCGATCCCACGATCTACTGTCAACCGTTCCGGGATCCCGCGAGTTCGTCGTACAATCCGGCGGCGTACGACCTCTGTGTCCAACAGCAGAGCACGGCGCCCACGCTCGATCAGCCGATCAGCAATACGTCGGCCGGCGGGCCCACCTACGTCAATCCGCCCACGTCGTCGGTGGGCAGCAGCATCGAGTTCCCGCTCACGGAAAAGTGGTCGGCGGCGTGGCGAACCACGTACAACTTCGTCCAGCACCAATTCGCCAGCCAGGATGTGCAACTGGTGCGCGACCTCCACGACTGGCGGGCCATCTTCTCGTTCACCCAGTCGCCCAACGGCAACTTCGCCTTCTCGTTCCAGATCGCGCTCAAGGCGGAGCCCGACCTCAAGTTCGACTACAACCGGGGCACGTACCGCACGCAGGCGTTGCCGTAG